The DNA region CCTAAAAAATTGTCAGAGTGCCTTCTGTGTGAACATGAACGCAAACACGTCCTGGAATTGATTCTGGGATTGCTCTCGTAATGTGGACCAAGTAACATCGTCATACTCGTAACGTTTACGGAACGCATCCTGTGTGAACAAAAGGCAGGAACAATGCTGTAAGGGGTGTGTTTTAGTGATGAGGTATAAGTTGTCGCAATAACGCAATGAACTCTTAGCTTTTAAATGCCGATAAACGTTCACAATTAAAAATTTCTGAAAACTAAAAATACGGAGATCAGGATGCTCCTCACTGTCTGCTCTGAAGCCGAGATTGTTCGCCAGCTTAaagaatgtattttttttttaggaaagcATTCCAGGATTtaatagacggtttcagcagttacaacataaacaagtggctttTGTGGAACACGCATAACTTCCGCAaaaaatcaataacaacaaagtcctttttagagtagtttatttctgattacaagcaaaataaacaacaagtagattaccttagttcaaatcatagataaacgttactgtgtataatgtgtactatttgatgtatacaatcttaactacagatcggctgccaaacctcccaaCAAATAGCTGTAATCCATGATAACGTTTGTTATTGTCGACGAGGTTTTcattccagagttcagtttagacactagtcagaccattaaacaaactcAGACGCGTAATTGCGTCACCGCACGTGTGTCAGATGAAACCCTctatatagtggactttagtggatcacaacagtttacagtttcaatgcagtttaaaattacagtttcagtgcagcttcaaaggactctaaacgatcctaactgaggcataagggtcttatctagcgaaacaattgtaaTTTTCgcccaaattttttttacattttaaccacaacttctctttttgcactagccatgtgatgcgccagcgtaaCCCTTATGTATAATCACAATTATGTATAAAATGtcacgtatgcgaaactaccacTCCACTGTTTACAAGTGTAGAGAAAGAGGACTGTTCTGACGTGGTTGTATGTAAATTGATCCTAATTGatgtttttgtgtcagtttattgtttacgaTGCTCCGCAaggtttcacatatgtaacaagCAACTTTTTGATGTGATTACATAATATGTAAGGTTGCGCTGGCTTTTTTGTTGTTGAGAAAACgacaatcattttgctagataagacccttggGCTGTAGTCCATACTGGTAATTCACTGTAGGCTTTAAAaggtgaattctgttaaagaaaatatatcgcctggcagtgaactttgagcgttatcattttgcaggtattatttatgctctaacagcaacattacacactaactaaagtttgaaaaatgggatcaggataTACGAGACCTTTATCTCTATTGTTAGTCAACTATGCAAATACAGTCATCAGCGGATGATGATAATATCATTGTGGCTAGTGATAGAGCGTTATATCAGGCCGATTTTTGCgcatttatgtgtatcggcaCATATGGCTGCTGTGTTCACCGATAGTTTtttccggcattatttacagacagagtgctggaagctgCAAGCAATTGCAGGtcgtgactaaaaacaaccaacctttccatgacaacatcgaaggctcagcctaacagctgatcatagttggacaaagcgggtttttgtttctcatctctatatatttgtagtagtagAGCGCAGctcatggttccatagcaccctcacctgtttttactatttgttaaatatagaaaaatgataaatataaaaaaaacatatttttgctGCATCACAGTTGCCTTCATAGCAGTGCCGTTCAGAGGAGTAGGAGCTGTACCGACTCGGACGATGGCAAAGGAAAGAGCAGAGGTCACCCACATCATACTGTACctgaaaaggtacaacattttgGACACATCTGTTCATCTAATTGTTCAGTTGTAATCTTTGGATAAAACACCAATGTTAGTAGAAATGATAAAGTTGTTATACTCACTGGCAGGCTTGACAATGGACAggataatttatttttagtttacCAGTTGTCTTTACAGTCAGTGTTATAACTCTTATAATCTATTTCCACTGCAGGCTTGCGTCACTTATAGTTTCAATGCTGGAATACTTCTGTCCTCTGAGAACAGTAGGTCTTTCTCTGCCCCGATACTCAGCCTGGATAAGAAGCACCACTGGCGGGGTCTACACGCCTCTTCTGCTTCACTCATGCTTCAAACCAAATCCGAGAGGTCCATTAGCCCGGAAAGCAATGATAGCATATCAGAAGAACTCAACCATTTCAAGCCTATTGTTTGCTCGCCTTGCACCCCACCCAAAAGACTGCCTGACGGACGACTTTTGGAACCCACGATTGTAAAGTCAACCCCCAGGAATTTGACGCGTAACCTGCACAAGTCCACGAGCTACGAGGCCAGCCCCACCATCTTGCAGAAGTGGAAGCAGATCGAAGTTGATCGTCAGTCTATGAAGGTGTTATCCAAGGGTACCATCACAAGTCCAATTGCAGAGGATCTTAGCCTTAAATTAAGTCCTGTTAAAGAGCAGGAGAGCCGACCTTGCAGTTGTGTTATAGCTGAGGAAAGCTTGCAGGATCATCCATGCTCTTGTGTTGCAAGTGCAAAAAAGTCAAAAAATCAGAAGGAAAAACATGTAGTTAGTAATAAGCGACGGCTAATTTTCGATCAGTGTATGAAAGAGGAAGGTACATCGCCAGCTAGTGCTCTCATCAGGTTAAAGACCAAAACTGTTGCAGATACTTCAACCCGAGACGGGCACGGCAGATGTGAAACACTTTGCGAATATGGACTATCAGAGATGAATGAAAAGATGTTTGACAAACGTGTCGGACGTCGCAATAAGGACACTGTAGACCCTGAGAACCTCATAAACGAGCCCGCTACCAGTTGTGTACTTAACAGACCTACCTCAAGACGGGGCAAAAAGAGAAGCCACAAAACCAAACATTTGGAAGAGACCGTACAGACGAAACTTTCCAGGACGGATACTTGCAATCCCTTCGACAGGTTTGACGATCCGGTCGTCCGAAGAATGAATCAGGAAAGGACTGACAGAGAACTAGCGCTAAAGCTACAGAGACAGTTTGACAGAGAATGTCAAAAAGTGGACAGACACAAGACAAGTTATGAACTACGATCCTGGGCCACAAAAGATGGATTAGTTGGACATAATACACGAAGATCAAGAAGAACCTCTAAAAGAACTGAGCACTTTAACTTGAGTTCTTAAATGGACCTACGTTTAGGTAGTGAATAGTCAAAGTTTTTCTTGTTTAGGCACTAAAGAGGTTTCCAAACATCTGGTTAAGTATTGCAAGTAATGCAGGATAAGTATTTGCCCATTTCACTTGTcttttagcagatgcttttgtcaATTGAATTACCATTGAAATGAATAATCAGTCCACCTATAGCAACCTGGGCTTAAAGGTTAGATATGTACTCACCCTCAAACCATCCTTGATGTATATGATTATATTTTTCATCAAAGTGGAttactggaagctagttattttagtgtgtaaatattgatatttttcttacaaaatcacatcgattgccatcagaaggcctttattaacccccatattagtgctgggaaaagattaatcgcgattaatcgcattcaaaataatagtgatttttttgcataatatatgagtgtgtgtaattattatgtatatataaatacacacacattcatgtatgtatttaagaaacatttacatgtgtgtatatatatatatatatatatatatatatatatatatatatatatatatatatatatatatatatatatatatatatatatatatatatatatatatatatatatatatatatatatatatatatatatttataaattctatattataaataaataaataaatacaaattatatataaataaaaaaatctgaaatgactatatgtatttgtgtgtgtgtggttgaatatacataataattacacttggtacgcacacacatattatgcaaaaaaatcacttttaatttgaatgcgattaatcgcgattaatcttttcccagcaccaCCCTATATACATAGGGATTACTTCTGTAAAGGGTTGATGGACTTTTTTGGGCTTTAAAtcaaaagcaccatttactaccattataaagctttgTACCGCCTagacattattttatataacactaattgtgttcatctgaaatAGATCATAAATCATATACATCAAGCatgacttgagggtgagtaaatcatggggtcatttaaatttttaggtaaactattcctttaagtcttGGCTCTGGGGCAAAATATTCATATACAGAATAGCCTTTAATTTGGATTGAAACCTGCACTGTTTTGTTTCCAGTTTAGACTTTGTTTCATGAGTACGCAAGGGTCGGCGTGAAGTGCCCTTGACGTAAATTTCTTTATCAGAATAGTAAGCACGTACTGTATGCGCACTGCAAGATGCAGGTATGTAGGCCAGGAGAGGTATTGCAATTTGTCGCAGTGCACATATGCGTatgagtaaaatataaaatatttattttaactgtTCTGGTATTGCTTGCGTACACATAAAAAAGACAAAGTTTACTTTGGTGTAAAAAACGGTTATATGTTGTTTGGAGGAAGGAAGATacataaataactttaaaaggTTGTTTAATACTAAGCCAGTTATAGTAGTGTCCCTTATAGTCGCAAATGTTTCCCAAGAAGTTTGCTTGCATGTTTGAAATAATATCATAGGACGTTTCAAAACAGATGTTGTTTTGTACAAAAAATGTAGCATAACCTTACTGTattctttgttttcttgtttttctAGTTTCTGGGGAAGTCTTGAATCATTCATCTAAAACTCACCTATCATACGCATTTTCTTTCAGAGTTCATTATTTAGGTGATAAAGTAAAATTGTAGCCTAGGGCCAGAAACGTACTCTTGTACACAAgtatgcagttttatttttttacaaatttatcACAAAATTTTAACAAACCATCTCTCCAGATCTAACTATGTGTTGTGTCTGCCCAGTGTAAATAGCTGGGATTGGTCCACTTGTAATCAGAAGCTGAAAATTTAAGCCGACTGTGGTGTCATCTCAGTTGCCTGCATctgaaccaaaacatttgtacTTAAACGCGTTGCAAAACTGCATAATGTACAGGTTTATTGTGGCGCAAAGGGTCTGGTTTCACACACATTAGGGGCTAAATTTTGTGATACCAAcctgctgcctgtacattatcctgcttattacaacactatttacctcataagtaaggtaaggaacaataaatattgattttaagtattttatttgcttatttttaacaaatacagACCTAACGTGAAGAAAACCTATTTACatcggttttaagataagagGTTCAAAGGTCACAAACACGctttttggtttaatcattggaaaatataatgtcatgtgcattattaaaagacatatttatatttaattttgtgttgtattaaactacctgtcaaaatgatttgcagcatccgggttaccgtgtgttattagttttgagtggTAGTTATCTGAAAAGAACAAACCTTAGAATGTGAATGGCCAaacagaatcaagcattttagagaATCGTGTAATAAAAGAATATTAGGCACAAATGTTTAGCCAATGTTTTTCAAGAGTGGTTTAGTTTTAATAATGCTCGGTACTCGTAAACAATCTTCAAATGACTCTACTATTAAATTGCATGTTGTTTAGGTAGctaacttttaaaaaattgtgttgtattcaATACATTATGACCAGGGTTGGGGAGTAACGGATTACATGTAACATGATTATGTAACTGCGATACAAAAAAAAGATTAACTGTAATCAGTTAcagttatgtaaaaacagtaATCAGATTACagttacattttgtaaaaaactgATTATAATTGTTTCACTTGCTGGTGCATAGGATGCGATGTGCGCAGAGCTTGCCGCTGGGTTCAGCGCAGCCAAGATGGATACCCTGTTTGAATGCCCCTTTTCTATTGGTCGCATGTGTAATCTTCACAGAGTgcagcgcaaaagttaaactattttgaactttgaccgcTTGCGCTCACGCTTTggtcgacgcaacaacaaaccgccctcgcgcggcgcaagccattgaaataaatgtgtttaatagcgcagcgcacaccgcgtcctatgtgaaagccgcatcaatttattctcgttatattgactttattctcaaaatattacCTTTTTATTACCTCCCAAAAGTAATCagattacattaattttatattttggtgCTACGATTAAGAAGTAATTTGTTACTGCAACAGAATAAATTTTAAAGTAACTCTTTCAAGTCTGATTATGACAGAAAAAAACCTTTAAGAAGGTGTTATGTGTGACCATTAATTTAGCATAATCAATTTTAACCAGGCTTAGCTATAATGTGTATCATTGTATACAAATCTGAGTGTATGAGCAAACGGTTTATGCTAATTCCTTCTCTAGCACCACCTGTGACAATGCTTAGACAAATGCAtatctttattttgtttgacACATTTTGCAATGCACTGGCTCGTGAAATCATATATGCACCGCTGGAATTGCTGTGTTTGCATACTTGTGTACTGTGGAATATGTTTCTGGCATAGATGTGTGCAAATATGTTTTCTATTATAAAGTAAAATGGCTATTAAATAGTTTGCTCTGTTAAAGGCACTGTGTGACAATGTTGACTTTTGTCAGGGTTTGCAATCAAGCggttttattttgttgttttatataaatgtgtgtttttattattattttatcagCAACACTTATTTAGATAACCGTTGGAAGAGCGTGAAACACATCTAAATAATGACTTAAGTTAGTGAAGATAGGTTGAGGGAATATACTGTTCGCAAGTAAACACATTTGGACACACTGCATTTAACaccagaataaaaaaatatatgtattagCTCATCATAAAGTGCTCTCCGTAAGTATTGGAACAATAAAGACAAAATTGAtttgtctttattttattttattttttgcctatGAAGGGCACTGTATGGCATACCTCGCAAAACAAATATTTGATTATtaatattaagattttttttgtaattgtatTCCTCCTtaaataattagtttttatttttagctACTGTAAAACACTACTTTAAAGGGCTGTGTTTTTCCAtttaacaactttattttttaggtGTTTATTAAGAAATATATGTTGTACGTTGTGCCAACCAAGAAAGcttaaactagggatgcacagaTACAAAATCTGTGTTGATATCAATTTTCATTTACTTGAAATGACATCTACCAATACCGATAGATACCGATCGTTTTGCTTTTTACTCCTAATCTTAGAAGTGCAGAGCGTACAAACTGCAATTCTGTTGTCAGTGTCAACCAATTAAAAATAATCACACAGCATGAGTTCTGATGCTTGTGTGTCAGAGTATGTTTTTAAACCATCGGCAGATGCTttttatgctttaaaaaaaagcttttatctgccgataccTATTATAAGCCGATATATTGGTGCATTCCTACGTTTCTTTTTCTGAAAATTGGCACATTCACTTGTATGAGTATATTTGTACATTTAATCTAGCTTGCCTTCATCTTGATTTTTTGAggggtttttgttttttgattgTCACTTTATATAGACAATCCATTTCTTccctgttttttttattgataatGTGCCAACATGGCTAATTTATGAAAATCTGGCCAAtcctttattttctttattgttttaaactgttaattttAGGCTGTATGATGTTTATTGATGTTGATTCAAAGACTTTGTCAAGAATTGGCTGGTTGGCTTTCAAAGCACTTGGAGAGTCTTCCATTCTTTAAACGTATTTGATGGGTTTGAATGTGGAATATTGTGGAAAGCCAGATGTCGTCAGACATGAATATTTATTTGGAATGGACTGTTTTCATCTGACAAAAAACGCATACTGTATATGGTATTACAAAATCAAATGATTTAGTGTTTCTTAAATCTGCTTTGCTTTTTTAATCTGTCATTGCAACGTCTCATTTGATGCTCAGGAGGGTATAAATATTTTGTTGTAAAGAGTACGATAAGCAATATAGAAatcgttaaggtgagtgtgtctggtGCACATTTTTAACTGTTGCaacattaaaactgtttaaaagcTGCATGATACTTCTTTTACAATCTGATTTGAATAGGAATCATATGCGTAACGTTATTGCTCAATCAAATCCTTAGACTGTTTTAAAATAGCATTAAAGAAAGCGTTTAATTGTTTACTGagtgtacaaataaaaaatacataacaGTTAATACATGTACAAGGTGAACAGTGGATCACTAACGTTAATGAACATGAAAGTACAGTAACGTTAACTCACTTAATTACTGTTTTGAGCAAATAAAATtcagataaataaataacaatgcTTAGCTGTAAGAGACTTTAGTTATAAAAAACAGTCAATATGGCAGCGCGGTGGCTTTATTATTACGACAAAGTAAGATCAGTGCACTGATGCGTGACATGTTCTACATCAAaggtcttcaacctttttcagGCCAAGGACCCCTTAATGTATAGAGATGAGGAGCAGGGACCCCCAGTACATGTATGAAATTAGCAATGGATTACTTGCGTAACTTATGTTTGTtaacataacatttaaattttacTGAATAGATTTTAAACTAAGAACTGCTCTTCTTTTtaatcaagtttttattttaattattagcctgttaatgcatttttgtttgatGCCTAATGAATCCTCCCCACccggaaaaaaatatatattttgaattaacagtttttaaaatattgtacttttcaatttaaaattaaatgaggTTCATTTAACTAAGGTCGGTAAGAGCATGTTCAAGTAAACCTATTAGTGCCAAGGGGTCTTTATAGCCACCCCTCATCTCTGTCCTGTGACAGTTTTTGGAGTATCCCTCCTCTTCCCCATCGCCTCACTCTCAGTTAGTACATCTATCCCAGgaaaaaggggggggggggtactcTGAGTTTGGGCTAAAATTCCAATTAcaattgtctgtctgtcccaATTGTATCAAGCCTCGAGCAAAGTTCAGGTTCCCACTGGCTCGAGCGTGCATGTCCGGTTTAGGATGAAAATGCAGCCAAAGTTTGCTCAATGCCGGAACAAACTTTAAACACGGATTCAGATTTTGAGGAAGCGCATGTTATGGACACATCGGACATCATGTCTGCATCCTCTTGCACATCGCTGGTGAAGATGGCAATCTGAGGCATAGCGCTGAAGCACTGACAGGACTCAGTGCAAGCAGTGACTTTTCACTGCCACCTGACCTATGGTCTGTTGAGGTGAATGGTAATTCATCACAAGCCATAGAGATGAAAAAGAGAGACCTCGGACTTTTTGTTGTCAATTGACAATAAGTCTAGGAGGGTGACAGGAAATTCATCCGCATCCGTAAGACTggacattttaaatgacatgaaGAAACCTAATGGAACATTCACTGGTATCAACCCAAATGGTAAGAGGAAATGAgacaaatatacaaaaataagaGCAAAATCAATGCTATTAAGTGATTTTAGTTTTGACTTTACAAATTTTGATGATTATTAGCAGCTAAATGAATCATTCTTGTTTAATCTGTGATCAGagatgtttttaattgtttactTTTGCTCTTTTTTTATGTAGAATAACATGTCAAAAGTAAGAAGAAGCAGAAGGCGGCAGGTAAAATCCATAGGTTCTGCAAGAATACCTGGAAGGCTGTGAAGAAAACCTTCACCTGCCCAAGCAATAGAGTTGAGCCTATTGTAGTGGCACAAAGATCTCCATCTTATGAAAAACTGTTTGAGCCCACTGATGGTGAGTCTGTagttattattacattattagtTCTGTCCAGTTTTTAAGTTTCATTTAATGTCTATTTACTATTGCTTGAAGTATTCATTTTGATTTCATCTCACTTAACCGCAACCGTCATGTCTGCTATTAGCTGTTTTGTGTTGTATTGGATTAAACATTAACGCCTGGTTTTAAAGACAAAGCTAGTCCTGGACTAAGACACATGTTTGATCTTAAAATATGCTAGTGCCTTTGATTTGTTCTCAGGATAAACACCAGTAactaaggcatgtttattaaagaaggcctagtcttggctttagctaagccttgtctgtgaaaccaagCCTAAAAGAGTTTTTTAAACTCTTTGTCTCAACCAGCATTGAAATTATGCTTCATGCCTGACAATTACTGGAACTTGCAAACTCATATACAATATGGTCATGTACttggtgtttgtgtttttcaggAGATGTTCTGTCCTACTATACATTGAATAATATCCTGGGAAAAGGAGGATTTGGAATGGTTTGTCAGGGAACACGGATTTCTGATggccaatatatatatatatatatatatatatatatatttcgtTATAACTAAATTATAACTAATATACCACTTGACTTAAATAAACAGTAAAGCCTTAATATACTAGAGAATTTTGAGTTAGGAGTTTTTAGATATTCAAGGCCTTTCAATATTTTCTCTGTTTTTCTCTGTTTTCTCTAGCCTGGCCATCCCAAACCTCTGATTACCGAAGTGGCTCTGATGCTTAAGATGAGCGAAGCTCTCTTAAGCCCAAATGTGATCAGAATGTTTGAATGGTTTGAAGACCCCAAGGATGTAACCGTGATTATGGAGTACCCTAAGCCCTGCCTAAGCTTATGGAGATATCTCTCAGAACCACTGAGTGAAAACACAGCACGCGTTTTAATGCGTCAAGCAGTACAGGGAGTGATGGACTGCATTGACCACGGCGTGTTTCACACCGACATCCATCCGGGCAACATTCTGGTCAACACGATCACACTGGAGCTCAAGTTTATTGACTTCGGTTGTGGTCAGCTGTTGACTACTGCTGGCTACGATATAAGTCAGTATAGAGGTGAGCTGACTTTTTGTGTTCCTGTAGCACATTGTTGAAACCTATCAAGGTTCGTTcatctctgaaaatgtcttgCTTACAGGAGTACCAGACTACTGCGGTCTTTAACAAGCGCAGGTATCAGGCCATCCCTGTAAACGTCTGGAGTCTAGGTTTGGTTCTGTATAAAATGGTCAACGGGCGTATAAGCCGTTTGAAAACTCAAAGAAAGTCCAGTTTGTGAATCCCGACTTATCAGAAGGTGAGTGAGGAATTAGTGACAGAAACgtttataaatgcacacataaaTCTCTGAAAGTGTCACATGGAGTAACAAAAAGAAACAGCTGAATATTATTAAGAGTCACATCTAACACATACAGTGAGAGGTTGTAATTGTCATCGGAGGTTTCTTATAATCACGTGATGAATGCATGAAGGGTATTAATCTTATAGAAGCTATATTATTTGTCATGTATGAGTATTGTGTCACGTGGTCATGACTAACCAGCTCTCATCTTTAAAATTCTACAGAATGTCGTAGCATTATTTGTGAGTGTTTTGCTCGTAAACCAGCTAAACGGCCCACATTACAGCAGATCTTGAAACACAGCTGGTTTAATCCAGAATGAAGGCAGGCAGGGTCTTCAGTTCATCACTGCTGTCAGACATGAGGTAGCATTACAGACAGAGTAGTCACAGGTGTTGAAAGGATCGGAGATCATTGTTCAGTTTCTGTTTGAGAGCCTGATCATATTATACGTATAATGAATAGATAAATAGAAGACTGAATGAACAATTCTCTTGTTTTTTCTTCCTCAGGGCTAAATATAAATCTGCTGGACATTACACAGGACTGAGTTGACCAGACCAGACCTCATTAATCTActcttatttgtttgttttttaatattttattagttattactcttatttatttatttatttatttttttatatttatttagttattatTGTAATACTTTTACATGAATTGTTTGCATTTTAGATGTCGTCTTTACAAAGACTTTTCCTGAAATAATGTAACTTTTCtgatttaattaaatgtattttcttaaatgtcattattttaataaatcaaatactttttcaaaaactgttttgtttatttgagtacaaatacaataaacAAGGGTCTAACACACATATTACCCATATATTTAAAGATgtatttttaacaaacatttattacatttaagcattatattttacataatcaattaaatgaaataaaaaggCAACATAAAGAGGCACAAGAACAATAACCAAGGCTTGATAGTTCTGACGGGAATGGTTTAGTGACCTCAGTCTGCTATTTAACCATGTTGGTCtcaacttatatatttttatatgccAACtggcatatttatttatttttgtggcATTAGACTTAATGGCTTTTAGACTTAGGCCTACAGATGAAAACAACCAACCCCTACTGTATTGTATGTGAAAGTCACAGCAATttttctagttgcatctttagtgattttgtaaTGGTTTACTGTGTCCAAagaagtgtgtgtgcgtgcgtgcgtgtgtgcgtgcgtgcgtgcgcgtgtgtgtgtgtgtttaagtgtATGATTTTGCCAAAagagcttgcatgcacttagagtgTTTTGCAGTCAAAAGACAGTCACATTTGTTAAATActaaaataaggcatttcagttAATGACTACACTAGTAACCGTTTCATTGCCAGTACATTAAAATATCTTTGAAATAACTAAAAACAAGAGTCTAATAAAATTAGACTGCCAAATACCCTTGTGCTAAGTGTTTGGTATGCCCAACAGACAGAGGGCGACCTTGActcaaaacatttcatttcacCTTGTGTTATCAAAGTTAGCTACAATCTTTGTCCTTTTCGAATAAAGATTGTTTTGCTTTCTTTTGTCATTCTTAGAATTGTCATGATCAACTCATATTACTGTAAAACTTTAACAATCAATACATTTGCCAATACTTTGCGTATTTTGTCATGTAAATTGAAGGAATACGTTGAATACAATAAAGATAGGACTTTATCCAATTAATAAAAGAGTTAAATATCAATTAGAAGTAATTTTATTCACTGACTCTTTACTACCCTTAAAactaatgtgttaaaataacttCCCATAATATTATGACAATTTTGTGTCTAGTTTAtctaatgtgttgtccttaacttgGTCCATATCtctgttatttttggaacaacacattttgtgttgttttaacacatcttgttgtgtcgtcccttttatttatttgaacaaaaaattAACACGAATATGACACATAATGttaaataggataacac from Paramisgurnus dabryanus chromosome 8, PD_genome_1.1, whole genome shotgun sequence includes:
- the rnf169 gene encoding E3 ubiquitin-protein ligase RNF169, with amino-acid sequence MKMAAAGSAKSAGLGQRGKTRPDALSAPLSLEEARCPVCSEILLEPVTMPCGHSVCLHCFQRTVKLISLCCPLCRLRVSSWARKQSREKSLVNTELWDLVRLSHPERCKRRMEQRDGETADDDIFRAPEPIHKPGEMRQEYEKQKIKGGGSEETEERKKKVPLHRKDECGMLKHCQYPFCGVSDSENEEPVGKRTRHVSAFVRKTKCSPAFNRGCLHSSAVQRSRSCTDSDDGKGKSRGHPHHTVPEKACVTYSFNAGILLSSENSRSFSAPILSLDKKHHWRGLHASSASLMLQTKSERSISPESNDSISEELNHFKPIVCSPCTPPKRLPDGRLLEPTIVKSTPRNLTRNLHKSTSYEASPTILQKWKQIEVDRQSMKVLSKGTITSPIAEDLSLKLSPVKEQESRPCSCVIAEESLQDHPCSCVASAKKSKNQKEKHVVSNKRRLIFDQCMKEEGTSPASALIRLKTKTVADTSTRDGHGRCETLCEYGLSEMNEKMFDKRVGRRNKDTVDPENLINEPATSCVLNRPTSRRGKKRSHKTKHLEETVQTKLSRTDTCNPFDRFDDPVVRRMNQERTDRELALKLQRQFDRECQKVDRHKTSYELRSWATKDGLVGHNTRRSRRTSKRTEHFNLSS